Proteins found in one Drosophila innubila isolate TH190305 chromosome X, UK_Dinn_1.0, whole genome shotgun sequence genomic segment:
- the LOC117792977 gene encoding alanine--glyoxylate aminotransferase 2-like — protein sequence MPFASEQMQSVVSQQLSKSETIKLRNKHIGQACQLFYRSDPLKIVRGQGQYMFDEEGTRYLDCINNVAHVGHCHPEVVRAGALQMATISTNNRFLHDELVQCAKTLTSKMPSPLSVCFFVNSGSEANDMALRLARNYTKCQDVITLDHAYHGHLQSVMEISPYKFNQPGGEKKPDYVHVAPCPDIYGGQFTDKMYPNADLGALYAQPIADICERQQANGQGVAAFIAESLQSCGGQILPPAGYFQRVYDAVHNAGGLCIADEVQVGFGRVGSHYWAFETQGVVPDIVCVAKPMGNGHPVGAVVTTQEIAQAFHATGVAYFNTYGGNPVSCAIANAVMRIIDQEGLQQNAHQLGDYLLRECSQLKQEFDCIGDVRGLGLFVGIELVSDRDARIPDTKAAHWVVNRMKQLHKVLVSSDGPNNNVIKLKPPMCFNHENADEFLLAFRECLTTLTQDQLQSRAAEASTAALTTNGVIATAADTLANKTKMFERQDRLIKSV from the exons atgcCATTCGCAAGTGAACAAATGCAATCGGTGGTTAGCCAGCAATTGTCCAAATCGGAAACCATTAAGCTGCGCAACAAACATATTGG acaAGCCTGCCAACTCTTTTATCGGTCTGATCCATTGAAAATTGTCCGCGGACAGGGTCAGTACATGTTTGATGAAGAGGGCACACGCTATCTGGACTGCATTAATAATGTCGCGCATG TGGGTCATTGCCATCCGGAGGTGGTGCGTGCTGGTGCCTTGCAGATGGCCACCATCTCGACGAACAATCGCTTTCTCCACGATGAGCTGGTGCAGTGTGCCAAGACATTGACCAGCAAGATGCCATCACCGTTGTCCGTTTGTTTCTTTGTCAACTCTGGATCGGAGGCCAATGATATGGCCTTGCGCCTCGCACGCAACTATACCAAGTGTCAGGATGTAATCACGCTGGACCA TGCATACCATGGACACTTGCAGTCCGTCATGGAGATCTCGCCGTATAAGTTCAATCAGCCCGGCGGCGAGAAGAAGCCGGATTATGTGCACGTGGCACCTTGTCCAGATATCTATGGTGGCCAGTTCACGGATAAGATGTATCCAAATGCGGATTTGGGGGCACTTTATGCCCAGCCCATTGCGGACATCTGCGAGCGTCAGCAGGCCAATGGACAGGGCGTGGCCGCCTTCATTGCTGAGAGCCTGCAGAGTTGTGGTGGACAGATTCTGCCACCAGCCGGCTACTTCCAGAGAGTATATGATGCCGTGCACAATGCTGGTGGTTTGTGCATTGCCGATGAGGTGCAGGTGGGATTCGGTCGTGTGGGCAGCCACTATTGGGCATTCGAGACGCAGGGTGTTGTCCCGGACATTGTGTGCGTGGCCAAGCCCATGGGCAATGGTCATCCAGTTGGCGCAGTGGTCACAACACAAGAGATTGCCCAGGCATTCCATGCAACAGGCGTGGCCTATTTCAATACGTATGGCGGCAATCCCGTGTCCTGTGCCATTGCCAATGCCGTGATGCGCATCATCGACCAGGAGGGACTCCAGCAGAATGCCCATCAACTGGGTGATTATCTGTTGCGTGAGTGCAGCCAACTGAAGCAGGAGTTCGATTGCATTGGCGATGTCCGTGGCCTGGGCTTGTTTGTGGGCATTGAGCTGGTGAGCGATCGGGATGCACGGATTCCGGACACCAAGGCCGCCCACTGGGTGGTCAATCGGATGAAGCAACTGCACAAGGTGCTCGTCTCCAGCGATGGACCCAACAACAATGTCATCAAGCTAAAGCCACCCATGTGCTTCAACCATGAGAATGCCGATGAGTTTCTGCTCGCATTCCGCGAATGCCTCACCACCCTCACCCAGGATCAATTGCAGTCACGTGCCGCCGAAGCGTCAACTGCTGCACTTACCACAAATGGCGTCATTGCCACCGCGGCAGATACCTTGGCGAACAAGACGAAAATGTTCGAGAGGCAGGATCGTCTGATTAAGTCCGTTTGA